A genomic region of Pseudorca crassidens isolate mPseCra1 chromosome 10, mPseCra1.hap1, whole genome shotgun sequence contains the following coding sequences:
- the CAND2 gene encoding cullin-associated NEDD8-dissociated protein 2 isoform X1: MLPRQPQLSVTFQLRLHCNFKCRGQGIRPHGSAQLFMATSDLMSELQKDSIQLDEDSERKVVKMLLRLLEDKNGEVQNLAVKCLGPLVGKVKEYQVETIVDALCANMRSDKEQLRDVAGIGLKTVLSELPPAATGSGLATSVCRKITGQLTSAIAQQEDVAVQLEALDILSDMLSRLGAPLGAFHASLLHCLLPQLSSPRLAVRKRAVGALGHLAAACSTDLFVELADHLLDRLPGPRAPASPAAIRTLIQCLGSVGRQAGHRLGTHLDRLVPLVEEFCNLDDDELRESCLQAFEAFLRKCPKEMGPHVPSVTSLCLQYIKHDPNYNYDSDGEEEQMETEDSEFSEQESEDEYSDDDDMSWKVRRAAAKCLAALISSRPDLLTNFHCTLAPVLIRRFREREENVKADVFGAYIVLLRQTRPPKGWLEEEPTQSGSNLQMLRGQVPLVIKALQRQLKDRSVRARQGCFSLLTELAGVLPGSLAEHMPVLVAGIVFSLADRSSSSTIRMDALAFLQGLLGTEPAEAFHPQLPALLPPVMACVADPFYKIAAEALLVLQELVRALWPLDGPRLLDPEPYVGEMSAATLARLRATDLDQEVKERAISCMGHLVGHLGDRLGENLEPSLLLLLDRLRNEITRLSAVKALTLVAVSPLRIDLQPILAEALPILASFLRKNQRALRLATLAALAALAQSQGLGLPPSAVRAVLAELPSLVSENDMHVAQLAVDFLATVTRAQPDSLAEVSGPVLAELLRLLRSPLLPAGVLAAAEGFLQALVGTRPPCVDYAELIGLLTAPVYEQVADGGPGLHKQVFHSLARCVAALAVACPQEVAGTVNRLVSDARSPSSSPGVKVLAFLSLAEVGQVAGPGPQQELKAVLLEALGSPSEDVRAAASYALGRVGAGNLPDFLPFLLGQMEAEPRRRYLLLHSLREALGAAQPDSLKPYAEDIWALLFQRCEGAEEGTRGVVAECLGKLVLVNPPFLLPRLRKQLAAGQPHTRCTVITALKFLISDQPHPIDPILKTFVGEFMESLQDPDLNVRRATLAFFNSAVHNKPSLVRDLLDDILPLLYQETKIRRDLIREPPARCHPSLLQVEMGPFKHTVDDGLDVRKAAFECMYSLLESCLGQLDICEFLNHVEDGLKDHYDIRGLLLSVLGHFTKNCLLPPGQMLTFIMLARLATLCPVPVLQRVDRLIEPLRATCTAKVKAGSVKQEFEKQDELKRSAMRAVAALLTIPEVGKSPIMADFSSQIRSNPELATLFESIQKDSASAPSTDSMELS, translated from the exons ATGTTGCCACGGCAGCCCCAGCTCTCCGTGACCTTCCAGCTCAGACTCCACTGCAATTTCAAATGCCGGGGACAGGGCATCCGGCCACACGGATCTGCCCAGCT GTTCATGGCTACCAGTGACCTGATGTCAGAGCTGCAGAAGGACTCCATCCAGCTGGATGAGGACAGCGAACGCAAGGTGGTAAAGATGCTTCTCAGGCTTCTGGAGGACAAGAACGGGGAGGTGCAGAACCTGGCGGTCAAGTG cctgggtcctctggtgggcAAAGTGAAGGAGTACCAGGTGGAGACCATCGTGGATGCCCTCTGTGCCAACATGCGGTCAGACAAGGAGCAGCTCCGAGACGTCGCTGGCATCGGCCTCAAGACCGTCCTGTCGGAGCTCCCCCCTGCAGCCACAG GCTCTGGCCTGGCCACCAGTGTGTGCCGGAAGATCACAGGCCAGCTCACCAGTGCCATCGCCCAGCAGGAGGACGTGGCTGTGCAGCTGGAAGCCCTGGACATCCTCTCTGACATGCTGAGCAG GCTGGGCGCCCCGCTGGGCGCCTTCCACGCCAGCCTCCTGCACTGTCTGCTGCCGCAGCTGAGCAGTCCGCGCCTGGCCGTGCGCAAGCGGGCCGTTGGGGCGCTCGGCCATCTGGCGGCCGCCTGCAGCACCGACCTCTTCGTCGAGCTTGCTGACCACCTGCTGGACCGGCTGCCTGGCCCACGCGCGCCCGCGAGCCCCGCGGCGATCCGCACCCTGATCCAGTGCCTGGGCAGCGTTGGCCGCCAGGCAGGCCACCGCCTCG GGACCCATCTGGACCGACTGGTGCCCCTGGTGGAGGAGTTCTGCAACCTGGATGATGATGAGCTTCGGGAGTCCTGCCTCCAGGCATTCGAGGCCTTCCTGAGGAA GTGCCCCAAGGAGATGGGCCCCCACGTGCCCAGCGTGACCAGCCTCTGTCTCCAGTACATAAAGCACGACCCCAACTATAACTATGACAGTGACGGGGAAGAGGAGCAGATGGAGACAGAGGACAGTGAGTTCAGTGAGCAGG AGAGCGAGGACGAGTACAGCGACGATGATGACATGAGCTGGAAGGTGCGCCGGGCAGCGGCCAAGTGCTTGGCGGCTCTGATCAGCTCTCGGCCCGACCTCCTGACCAACTTCCACTGCACCCTGGCGCCCGTGCTCATCCGCCGCTTCAGGGAACGCGAGGAGAACGTCAAGGCCGACGTGTTCGGAGCTTACATCGTGCTGCTGCGGCAGACGCGGCCCCCGAAGGGATGGCTGGAGGAGGAGCCCACCCAGTCGGGCAGCAACCTCCAGATGCTGCGAGGACAG GTGCCTCTTGTGATTAAGGCCCTGCAGAGGCAGCTTAAAGATCGGAGTGTCAGGGCCCGCCAGGGTTGCTTCAGCCTCCTCACCGAGCTGGCAGGCGTCCTCCCGGGCAGCCTGGCAGAGCACATGCCCGTGCTGGTAGCAG gcatCGTCTTCTCGCTGGCGGACCGCTCCAGCTCCTCCACCATCCGGATGGATGCCCTGGCTTTCCTGCAGGGGCTGCTGGGCACAGAGCCGGCTGAGGCCTTCCACCCCCAGCTGCCCGCTCTCCTGCCACCTGTGATGGCCTGCGTGGCTGACCCTTTCTACAAGATCGCAGCCGAGGCCCTGCTGGTGCTCCAGGAGCTGGTGAGGGCCCTGTGGCCGCTGGACGGGCCTCGGCTGCTGGACCCCGAGCCCTACGTTGGAGAGATGTCCGCGGCCACCCTGGCACGGCTTCGTGCCACTGACCTGGACCAGGAGGTGAAGGAGCGGGCCATCTCCTGCATGGGCCACCTCGTGGGCCACCTGGGTGACCGGCTTGGGGAGAACCTGGAGCCGTCACTCTTGCTTCTCCTGGACCGCCTGCGGAATGAGATCACCCGGCTTTCTGCCGTCAAGGCGCTGACACTGGTGGCCGTGTCGCCACTGCGGATCGACCTGCAGCCCATACTAGCTGAGGCGCTGCCCATTCTGGCCTCGTTCCTGCGGAAGAACCAGCGGGCGCTGCGGCTGGCCACACTGGCCGCCCTGGCTGCCCTGGCCCAGAGTCAGGGCCTCGGCCTCCCGCCATCCGCCGTGCGAGCCGTGCTGGCCGAGCTGCCCTCCCTTGTCAGTGAGAACGACATGCACGTGGCCCAGCTGGCTGTGGACTTCCTCGCCACCGTGACCCGCGCCCAGCCAGACTCGTTGGCCGAGGTCAGCGGCCCTGTGCTGGCAGAGCTGCTGCGTTTGCTGCGCTCGCCCCTCCTGCCAGCCGGTGTGCTAGCGGCCGCTGAAGGCTTCCTACAGGCCCTGGTGGGGACCCGGCCGCCGTGCGTGGACTACGCCGAGCTCATCGGCCTGCTCACGGCGCCCGTTTACGAGCAGGTGGCGGACGGCGGGCCCGGCCTGCACAAGCAGGTGTTCCACTCGCTGGCTCGGTGCGTGGCGGCCCTCGCGGTGGCCTGTCCCCAGGAGGTGGCGGGCACAGTCAACCGCCTGGTCTCTGATGCCAGGTCGCCCAGCTCGAGCCCAGGGGTCAAGGTCCTGGCGTTCCTGTCGCTGGCCGAGGTGGGCCAGGTGGCCGGGCCGGGCCCCCAGCAGGAGCTGAAGGCGGTGCTCCTGGAAGCCTTGGGCTCGCCCAGCGAGGACGTGAGGGCGGCTGCCTCCTACGCGCTGGGCCGCGTGGGCGCGGGGAACCTGCCTGACTTCCTGCCCTTCCTGCTGGGGCAGATGGAGGCCGAGCCCCGGCGGCGGTACCTGCTGCTACACTCGCTCCGGGAGGCCCTGGGGGCCGCCCAGCCTGACAGCCTGAAGCCCTACGCCGAGGACATCTGGGCCCTGCTGTTCCAGCGCTGCGAGGGCGCCGAGGAGGGCACCCGGGGGGTGGTGGCCGAGTGCCTCGGGAAGCTGGTCCTTGTGAaccctcctttcctcctgccGCGGCTCCGGAAGCAACTTGCTGCAG GTCAGCCACACACCCGCTGCACTGTCATCACAGCCCTCAAGTTCCTCATCTCGGACCAGCCGCACCCCATCGACCCCATCCTGAAGACCTTCGTTG GAGAGTTCATGGAGAGCCTGCAGGACCCAGACCTGAATGTGCGCCGGGCCACCCTGGCTTTCTTCAACTCCGCCGTGCACAACAAGCCCTCACTGGTCCGCGACCTGCTGGACGACATCCTGCCCCTCCTCTACCAGGAGACGAAGATCCGCCGGGACCTCATCCGAGAG CCCCCAGCCCGCTgtcatccctccctcctgcagGTGGAGATGGGGCCCTTTAAGCACACGGTGGACGATGGGCTGGATGTGCGGAAGGCAGCCTTCGAGTGCATGTACTCGCTGCTCGAGAGCTGCCTGGGCCAGCTGGACATCTGCGAGTTCCTGAACCACGTGGAGGACGGCCTGAAGGACCACTACGACATCCGG GGCCTGCTCCTTTCTGTCCTGGGCCATTTCACCAAGAACTGTCTCCTTCCTCCTGGGCAGATGCTGACCTTCATCATGCTCGCCCGACTAGCTACCCTGTGTCCTGTGCCTGTCCTGCAGAGGGTGGACCGGCTCATCGAGCCCCTCAGGGCCACCTGTACCGCTAAG GTCAAAGCTGGTTCTGTGAAACAGGAGTTTGAGAAGCAAGATGAACTGAAGCGCTCCGCGATGAGGGCAGTGGCCGCCCTGCTGACCATCCCAGAAGTGGGGAAGAGCCCCATCATGGCTGACTTCTCGTCCCAAATTCGATCCAACCCCGAGCTGGCCACCCTCTTTGAAAGCATCCAGAAGGATTCTGCTTCAGCCCCCAGCACAGACTCCATGGAGCTCAGCTag
- the CAND2 gene encoding cullin-associated NEDD8-dissociated protein 2 isoform X3: protein MLPRQPQLSVTFQLRLHCNFKCRGQGIRPHGSAQLFMATSDLMSELQKDSIQLDEDSERKVVKMLLRLLEDKNGEVQNLAVKCLGPLVGKVKEYQVETIVDALCANMRSDKEQLRDVAGIGLKTVLSELPPAATGSGLATSVCRKITGQLTSAIAQQEDVAVQLEALDILSDMLSRLGAPLGAFHASLLHCLLPQLSSPRLAVRKRAVGALGHLAAACSTDLFVELADHLLDRLPGPRAPASPAAIRTLIQCLGSVGRQAGHRLGTHLDRLVPLVEEFCNLDDDELRESCLQAFEAFLRKCPKEMGPHVPSVTSLCLQYIKHDPNYNYDSDGEEEQMETEDSEFSEQESEDEYSDDDDMSWKVRRAAAKCLAALISSRPDLLTNFHCTLAPVLIRRFREREENVKADVFGAYIVLLRQTRPPKGWLEEEPTQSGSNLQMLRGQVPLVIKALQRQLKDRSVRARQGCFSLLTELAGVLPGSLAEHMPVLVAGIVFSLADRSSSSTIRMDALAFLQGLLGTEPAEAFHPQLPALLPPVMACVADPFYKIAAEALLVLQELVRALWPLDGPRLLDPEPYVGEMSAATLARLRATDLDQEVKERAISCMGHLVGHLGDRLGENLEPSLLLLLDRLRNEITRLSAVKALTLVAVSPLRIDLQPILAEALPILASFLRKNQRALRLATLAALAALAQSQGLGLPPSAVRAVLAELPSLVSENDMHVAQLAVDFLATVTRAQPDSLAEVSGPVLAELLRLLRSPLLPAGVLAAAEGFLQALVGTRPPCVDYAELIGLLTAPVYEQVADGGPGLHKQVFHSLARCVAALAVACPQEVAGTVNRLVSDARSPSSSPGVKVLAFLSLAEVGQVAGPGPQQELKAVLLEALGSPSEDVRAAASYALGRVGAGNLPDFLPFLLGQMEAEPRRRYLLLHSLREALGAAQPDSLKPYAEDIWALLFQRCEGAEEGTRGVVAECLGKLVLVNPPFLLPRLRKQLAAGQPHTRCTVITALKFLISDQPHPIDPILKTFVGEFMESLQDPDLNVRRATLAFFNSAVHNKPSLVRDLLDDILPLLYQETKIRRDLIREPPARCHPSLLQVEMGPFKHTVDDGLDVRKAAFECMYSLLESCLGQLDICEFLNHVEDGLKDHYDIRMLTFIMLARLATLCPVPVLQRVDRLIEPLRATCTAKVKAGSVKQEFEKQDELKRSAMRAVAALLTIPEVGKSPIMADFSSQIRSNPELATLFESIQKDSASAPSTDSMELS, encoded by the exons ATGTTGCCACGGCAGCCCCAGCTCTCCGTGACCTTCCAGCTCAGACTCCACTGCAATTTCAAATGCCGGGGACAGGGCATCCGGCCACACGGATCTGCCCAGCT GTTCATGGCTACCAGTGACCTGATGTCAGAGCTGCAGAAGGACTCCATCCAGCTGGATGAGGACAGCGAACGCAAGGTGGTAAAGATGCTTCTCAGGCTTCTGGAGGACAAGAACGGGGAGGTGCAGAACCTGGCGGTCAAGTG cctgggtcctctggtgggcAAAGTGAAGGAGTACCAGGTGGAGACCATCGTGGATGCCCTCTGTGCCAACATGCGGTCAGACAAGGAGCAGCTCCGAGACGTCGCTGGCATCGGCCTCAAGACCGTCCTGTCGGAGCTCCCCCCTGCAGCCACAG GCTCTGGCCTGGCCACCAGTGTGTGCCGGAAGATCACAGGCCAGCTCACCAGTGCCATCGCCCAGCAGGAGGACGTGGCTGTGCAGCTGGAAGCCCTGGACATCCTCTCTGACATGCTGAGCAG GCTGGGCGCCCCGCTGGGCGCCTTCCACGCCAGCCTCCTGCACTGTCTGCTGCCGCAGCTGAGCAGTCCGCGCCTGGCCGTGCGCAAGCGGGCCGTTGGGGCGCTCGGCCATCTGGCGGCCGCCTGCAGCACCGACCTCTTCGTCGAGCTTGCTGACCACCTGCTGGACCGGCTGCCTGGCCCACGCGCGCCCGCGAGCCCCGCGGCGATCCGCACCCTGATCCAGTGCCTGGGCAGCGTTGGCCGCCAGGCAGGCCACCGCCTCG GGACCCATCTGGACCGACTGGTGCCCCTGGTGGAGGAGTTCTGCAACCTGGATGATGATGAGCTTCGGGAGTCCTGCCTCCAGGCATTCGAGGCCTTCCTGAGGAA GTGCCCCAAGGAGATGGGCCCCCACGTGCCCAGCGTGACCAGCCTCTGTCTCCAGTACATAAAGCACGACCCCAACTATAACTATGACAGTGACGGGGAAGAGGAGCAGATGGAGACAGAGGACAGTGAGTTCAGTGAGCAGG AGAGCGAGGACGAGTACAGCGACGATGATGACATGAGCTGGAAGGTGCGCCGGGCAGCGGCCAAGTGCTTGGCGGCTCTGATCAGCTCTCGGCCCGACCTCCTGACCAACTTCCACTGCACCCTGGCGCCCGTGCTCATCCGCCGCTTCAGGGAACGCGAGGAGAACGTCAAGGCCGACGTGTTCGGAGCTTACATCGTGCTGCTGCGGCAGACGCGGCCCCCGAAGGGATGGCTGGAGGAGGAGCCCACCCAGTCGGGCAGCAACCTCCAGATGCTGCGAGGACAG GTGCCTCTTGTGATTAAGGCCCTGCAGAGGCAGCTTAAAGATCGGAGTGTCAGGGCCCGCCAGGGTTGCTTCAGCCTCCTCACCGAGCTGGCAGGCGTCCTCCCGGGCAGCCTGGCAGAGCACATGCCCGTGCTGGTAGCAG gcatCGTCTTCTCGCTGGCGGACCGCTCCAGCTCCTCCACCATCCGGATGGATGCCCTGGCTTTCCTGCAGGGGCTGCTGGGCACAGAGCCGGCTGAGGCCTTCCACCCCCAGCTGCCCGCTCTCCTGCCACCTGTGATGGCCTGCGTGGCTGACCCTTTCTACAAGATCGCAGCCGAGGCCCTGCTGGTGCTCCAGGAGCTGGTGAGGGCCCTGTGGCCGCTGGACGGGCCTCGGCTGCTGGACCCCGAGCCCTACGTTGGAGAGATGTCCGCGGCCACCCTGGCACGGCTTCGTGCCACTGACCTGGACCAGGAGGTGAAGGAGCGGGCCATCTCCTGCATGGGCCACCTCGTGGGCCACCTGGGTGACCGGCTTGGGGAGAACCTGGAGCCGTCACTCTTGCTTCTCCTGGACCGCCTGCGGAATGAGATCACCCGGCTTTCTGCCGTCAAGGCGCTGACACTGGTGGCCGTGTCGCCACTGCGGATCGACCTGCAGCCCATACTAGCTGAGGCGCTGCCCATTCTGGCCTCGTTCCTGCGGAAGAACCAGCGGGCGCTGCGGCTGGCCACACTGGCCGCCCTGGCTGCCCTGGCCCAGAGTCAGGGCCTCGGCCTCCCGCCATCCGCCGTGCGAGCCGTGCTGGCCGAGCTGCCCTCCCTTGTCAGTGAGAACGACATGCACGTGGCCCAGCTGGCTGTGGACTTCCTCGCCACCGTGACCCGCGCCCAGCCAGACTCGTTGGCCGAGGTCAGCGGCCCTGTGCTGGCAGAGCTGCTGCGTTTGCTGCGCTCGCCCCTCCTGCCAGCCGGTGTGCTAGCGGCCGCTGAAGGCTTCCTACAGGCCCTGGTGGGGACCCGGCCGCCGTGCGTGGACTACGCCGAGCTCATCGGCCTGCTCACGGCGCCCGTTTACGAGCAGGTGGCGGACGGCGGGCCCGGCCTGCACAAGCAGGTGTTCCACTCGCTGGCTCGGTGCGTGGCGGCCCTCGCGGTGGCCTGTCCCCAGGAGGTGGCGGGCACAGTCAACCGCCTGGTCTCTGATGCCAGGTCGCCCAGCTCGAGCCCAGGGGTCAAGGTCCTGGCGTTCCTGTCGCTGGCCGAGGTGGGCCAGGTGGCCGGGCCGGGCCCCCAGCAGGAGCTGAAGGCGGTGCTCCTGGAAGCCTTGGGCTCGCCCAGCGAGGACGTGAGGGCGGCTGCCTCCTACGCGCTGGGCCGCGTGGGCGCGGGGAACCTGCCTGACTTCCTGCCCTTCCTGCTGGGGCAGATGGAGGCCGAGCCCCGGCGGCGGTACCTGCTGCTACACTCGCTCCGGGAGGCCCTGGGGGCCGCCCAGCCTGACAGCCTGAAGCCCTACGCCGAGGACATCTGGGCCCTGCTGTTCCAGCGCTGCGAGGGCGCCGAGGAGGGCACCCGGGGGGTGGTGGCCGAGTGCCTCGGGAAGCTGGTCCTTGTGAaccctcctttcctcctgccGCGGCTCCGGAAGCAACTTGCTGCAG GTCAGCCACACACCCGCTGCACTGTCATCACAGCCCTCAAGTTCCTCATCTCGGACCAGCCGCACCCCATCGACCCCATCCTGAAGACCTTCGTTG GAGAGTTCATGGAGAGCCTGCAGGACCCAGACCTGAATGTGCGCCGGGCCACCCTGGCTTTCTTCAACTCCGCCGTGCACAACAAGCCCTCACTGGTCCGCGACCTGCTGGACGACATCCTGCCCCTCCTCTACCAGGAGACGAAGATCCGCCGGGACCTCATCCGAGAG CCCCCAGCCCGCTgtcatccctccctcctgcagGTGGAGATGGGGCCCTTTAAGCACACGGTGGACGATGGGCTGGATGTGCGGAAGGCAGCCTTCGAGTGCATGTACTCGCTGCTCGAGAGCTGCCTGGGCCAGCTGGACATCTGCGAGTTCCTGAACCACGTGGAGGACGGCCTGAAGGACCACTACGACATCCGG ATGCTGACCTTCATCATGCTCGCCCGACTAGCTACCCTGTGTCCTGTGCCTGTCCTGCAGAGGGTGGACCGGCTCATCGAGCCCCTCAGGGCCACCTGTACCGCTAAG GTCAAAGCTGGTTCTGTGAAACAGGAGTTTGAGAAGCAAGATGAACTGAAGCGCTCCGCGATGAGGGCAGTGGCCGCCCTGCTGACCATCCCAGAAGTGGGGAAGAGCCCCATCATGGCTGACTTCTCGTCCCAAATTCGATCCAACCCCGAGCTGGCCACCCTCTTTGAAAGCATCCAGAAGGATTCTGCTTCAGCCCCCAGCACAGACTCCATGGAGCTCAGCTag